From the genome of Ziziphus jujuba cultivar Dongzao chromosome 6, ASM3175591v1, one region includes:
- the LOC107430126 gene encoding TMV resistance protein N has product MASSSSSLSLDEKYDVFLSFRGEDTRDTFTSYLYAALSAKQISTFMDHELERGDEISPTLSKAIEESKISVIIFSKNYASSTWCLDELVQILECKERRGQVVMPIFYGIDPSDVRKQKGSYKIAFSAHEKRFHDRMGMVNQWRAALTEASNLCGLDSKDFRPENKLVQKIIEDISTKLPKYLSSNMHINGHLIGIEKKIKEIESKLCTGIKDVRIIGIWGMGGIGKTTLASAVFQRLSYFQFESYCFLWNIREEYLRCGPNYLRKKLLSELLSDESILRMDTPFVASPFIHDKLSRKKVLIVLDDVDSSTHLEALVEGYDHFAPGSRIIVTTRNVQVLIKKEADDIYKLEWLNKNESLELFSLHAFGKSFPSKDYELLLNRATSYADGNPLALKVLGSFLRSKSTDEWESALNKLKTTPNKDILDVLRISYKGLDDQEVKNLFLDIACLINQSFTRDDIENMLDAGHSFVKIGLTVLIEKSLIESHEDNKLWMHDLLRQVGRTIVLDEHREPSNRSRLWDVRDVCHVLERNTGTAAVEGISFNMAEISKDVKLCHAAFSEMYNLRILKIYCDNIDENKFKLYIPQGLGSYLSNKLTYLRWDLYPLKSLPSKFSPENLVELVLRGSHIQKLWNHHEVKSLPILRRIDLSYSKFLTQIQNLSLAPNLESINLEGCKSLVHVLSSLQNLDKLTYLNLSGCSKLRDFEDISKTTGGYLDVARLGGINNLLINFTFLRSCIRSFMGNFCPYSTQGHISQKFAPNLRCLLLRETAIETVPPSIGDLSGLVKLDLSYCTRLKSLPSSICHLKSLESLHMSGCKKLKTFPEILEPMEHLRTFWLDNSGIKELPESIENLVFLKELYIQRCKDLEFLPNRLCKLRNLEKILLNHCSKFEKLPSLPPSLLHLSLNHCEKLKSLPELPSLCLELYAMYCTSLEKILKWRAPLLDNLGIDVTGRRGDTLQTFDFYGCENLVQNTCNTMLANLAVIQILSRLKFVTAGTDNINVLVLRHPGDEIPKWFSYQTCGTSINNIMLPPYWNNDDLLALAFCIVLRRNIIDHGIDFYIHCELNLKTIDDGRLYKYHDYSWWISENNVRSDHVLIWYVEKRSLQYSEWNKFSKEMDGLNWPSTCSTEASFHVRPFFIDSSEQALDIGSDQARHEYAEIKKFGVRFVYKQDMERCDAETERKNKRHFNECCESSGSEAVDSLEEEDDDHESHSKKLKVI; this is encoded by the exons atggcttcttcttcttcttctctttcactTGACGAAAAGTACGATGTGTTTCTCAGCTTCAGAGGTGAGGATACACGCGATACTTTCACTAGCTACCTTTATGCAGCTTTATCAGCAAAGCAAATCTCAACTTTCATGGATCACGAGCTTGAAAGAGGGGATGAAATTTCACCAACACTTAGCAAAGCAATCGAGGAATCCAAGATTTCGGTGATCATTTTCTCCAAAAACTATGCTTCTTCtacatggtgtttggatgaactcGTGCAGATACTTGAATGCAAGGAAAGAAGAGGGCAGGTTGTTATGCCAATCTTTTACGGCATAGATCCATCGGATGTACGAAAACAGAAGGGGAGTTACAAAATTGCATTTTCTGCACATGAAAAACGTTTCCATGATAGAATGGGAATGGTGAATCAATGGAGAGCTGCTTTAACAGAAGCATCCAATCTATGTGGCTTGGATTCAAAGGATTTCAG GCCTGAAAACAAGttagttcaaaaaattattgaagaCATTTCAACGAAATTGCCTAAGTATCTTTCATCAAATATGCATATCAATGGACATCTTAtaggaattgaaaaaaagatCAAGGAAATTGAATCAAAATTATGCACTGGCATAAAAGATGTTCGCATTATAGGTATTTGGGGCATGGGAGGTATTGGCAAGACAACCCTTGCTAGTGCTGTTTTTCAAAGATTGTCgtattttcaatttgaaagttactgCTTTCTTTGGAATATTAGGGAAGAATATTTAAGGTGTGGACCAAATTATTTGAGAAAGAAACTTCTGTCCGAGTTATTAAGTGATGAATCGATTTTGAGGATGGACACTCCATTTGTAGCATCACCTTTTATTCATGACAAACTCAGCCGGAAAAAGGTGCTCATTGTTCTAGATGATGTGGACAGTTCAACCCACTTAGAAGCTTTAGTAGAAGGATATGATCACTTTGCACCTGGGAGCAGAATCATTGTCACAACTCGAAATGTGCAAGtactaattaaaaaagaagCTGATGATATTTACAAGCTTGAATGGTTAAATAAGAATGAATCTTTAGAGCTGTTCAGTTTGCATGCTTTTGGAAAAAGTTTTCCTTCAAAAGATTATGAACTGCTGTTAAACCGTGCGACAAGCTATGCTGATGGAAATCCATTAGCTCTTAAAGTCTTGGGTTCTTTCCTTCGCTCCAAAAGCACAGATGAATGGGAAAGTGCACTAAATAAACTGAAAACAACTCCCAACAAGGACATTTTAGATGTGCTGAGAATCAGTTATAAAGGACTAGATGATCAAGAGGTCAAAAATCTATTTCTTGACATTGCATGTCTAATTAATCAATCTTTTACTAGAGATGATATAGAAAACATGTTAGATGCAGGCCATTCTTTTGTGAAAATAGGATTAACTGTTCTTATTGAAAAGTCTTTAATTGAAAGTCATGAAGACAACAAGCTATGGATGCATGATTTGTTGCGGCAAGTGGGCCGGACAATTGTTCTTGATGAACATAGAGAACCTAGTAATCGTAGCCGATTGTGGGATGTCAGAGATGTTTGCCATGTCTTGGAAAGAAACACG GGAACTGCAGCAGTTGAAGGCATCTCATTTAACATGGCTGAGATTAGTAAAGATGTTAAATTGTGCCATGCAGCCTTCTCAGAGATGTATAATCTACGaattctcaaaatttattgtgACAATATTGATGAGAACAAGTTCAAACTGTACATTCCCCAAGGTCTTGGTTCTTATCTTTCTAATAAGCTAACATATCTTCGGTGGGATTTATACCCTTTAAAATCTTTGCCATCAAAGTTTTCTCCTGAAAATCTTGTTGAGCTGGTACTACGTGGCAGCCATATTCAAAAACTTTGGAATCATCATGAAGTTAAG TCTCTTCCAATATTAAGGAGGATCGATCTTAGCTATTCCAAGTTCCTTACTCAAATACAAAATCTGTCTCTGGCTCCGAATCTGGAAAGTATAAATCTTGAAGGGTGTAAAAGTTTGGTTCATGTTCTTTCATCTCTTCAAAATCTTGACAAGCTTACATATCTAAATTTGAGTGGCTGCTCCAAACTCAGAGATTTTGAAGATATATCAAAAACAACAGGGGGGTACTTGGATGTTGCAAGGTTAGGAGGCATTAataatcttttaattaatttcacatttctcAGAAGTTGCATCCGAAGTTTTATGGGCAATTTTTGTCCCTACTCAACTCAGGGTCACATTTCCCAAAAGTTTGCACCCAATTTAAGATGTTTACTTTTACGTGAGACAGCTATAGAGACAGTGCCCCCATCAATTGGGGATCTCTCGGGTCTTGTGAAATTAGATTTGAGTTATTGCACAAGACTTAAAAGTCTTCCATCAAGCATTTGTCATTTGAAATCTCTTGAATCACTGCATATGTCTGGTTGTAAGAAACTCAAAACATTTCCAGAAATCTTGGAGCCTATGGAACACTTGAGAACTTTTTGGTTAGATAACTCGGGGATTAAAGAGTTGCCAGAGTCGATTGAAAATCTAGTATTCctgaaagaattatatatacagCGGTGCAAAGACCTTGAGTTTCTCCCCAACCGTCTATGTAAATTGAGGAACCTTGAGAAGATATTGCTCAACCactgttcaaaatttgaaaaattgccTTCCCTTCCACCGTCTTTGCTCCACTTGTCTCTGAATCATTGTGAGAAATTGAAATCTTTACCAGAGCTTCCATCACTGTGTTTGGAATTGTATGCAATGTACTGCACGTCACtggagaaaattttaaaatggagGGCTCCACTATTAGACAATCTGGGTATTGATGTCACTGGAAGAAGGGGTGATACTCTTCAAACTTTTGACTTTTATGGATGTGAAAATTTGGTTCAGAACACATGCAACACCATGCTCGCTAATCTTGCAGTAATTCAAATTCTGTCTCGTCTAAAATTTGTAACAGCT GGCACAGATAACATTAATGTTCTAGTTTTACGCCATCCaggagatgaaattccaaagtggTTCAGCTATCAAACTTGTGGGACTTCAATCAATAACATTATGCTTCCTCCATATTGGAATAATGATGACTTGTTGGCTTTGGCTTTCTGCATTGTTCTTCGTCGGAATATAATTGACCATGGTATAGACTTCTATATTCATTGTGAGCTAAATCTTAAAACCATCGATGATGGCCGTCTTTACAAATATCATGATTATTCTTGGTGGATATCGGAAAACAATGTTAGATCAGATCACGTGCTCATATGGTATGTAGAAAAACGGTCTTTACAATATTCAGAATGGAATAAATTTAGCAAAGAAATGGATGGACTAAATTGGCCCTCCACTTGTAGCACTGAGGCCTCTTTCCATGTCCGTCCCTTTTTTATTGATAGCAGCGAGCAAGCTTTAGACATTGGAAGTGATCAAGCAAGACATGAGTATGCCGAGATTAAGAAGTTTGGGGTTCGGTTTGTGTACAAACAAGACATGGAGAGATGTGATGCAGAAActgaaagaaagaataagagACATTTCAATGAATGTTGTGAATCAAGTGGAAGTGAAGCTGTTGACTCTCTTGAGGAAGAAGACGATGATCATGAATCACATTCAAAGAAACTCAAGGTTATATGA